The nucleotide window CGAATGACCGACAAAAATGACGAGAATCAAGTCGTGGAAATCATGGTGGATCAGTACGATACGACCGGTGACGATGTGAGTGACCGGGAATATGTTTGTCAAATTCAGCCGCAAGGTGTGTCCGATGTGTCGGAAACGCTGGCTGAATTGGAACAGCTTCgcgaagaaaatcgaattttgaaGCGGAAAAACAAGCAATTGTACGAGTATGGAGTCaagaagattttgaattttaaataaattaaaagaaaaatattttcgtgttgTACCTAAAGAGAAGGCATTTTTTGATGGGAGGGATGGATGTCTATACATTTCCGGCGGCTATCGTGCATACAACGGGCACTTGAGTCGTTTAACAGTCGCACAAGAAACACGCGATCATCAATCAACGTTAAATGGTCTATGCCGAAAATCATTGCACTTGTTACGgatatttcttaaaaaataccAAACTAGACCAGTTGAGAGGGACATGAAACTTTCCatcaaaaacacagaaaatttcccaaaatgaCAAGCACCTTATTCGCTGTGACATTCGTTGACAGCTCAGCTGTCAGCTGATTATTAACAAACTTGAATTCTAACAATTCTGTGCGTGAAATTTGTTGAGGAAACGATTGGATTGAATTATTGGCAGACGAACGGTGATTTTGGACAATTTCTACTGTTTGTGGTCACCATTTCGAAGGTGTAAGTATTTCAATCGCTGTTAATGGGATGTCGTGCGTCTCATCGTACTCAGGTTGACAAAAGAAGTGTTTGTGGACACCATAACAACAAAACGAGATTGTTGAAAACTTTTGCCCAACAGAGACTCCACAATGTTGCGACGAATCAGGAAATGACCTTGCCTAAAAGTAACTCCTTCACAATGCCCTTAAATGTTTCCTAGTcaaattgttttgttgtgACGATGTTACTGGtaactaaaaattgaaaacattgacCGTACAGCTTAGCGTATTCATTGGTCATTACAGACAAATTTCAAGCAACTGCGTAATTTCGTCATTCCGCAATAGACGTCGGATACACCACGGAAATTTATAAACGCAGAAACGATCGAAACGGAAGGTACAATTTTGAGTTCTCCTCCGATCTGGTCTGGATGTAGTCAGAGAATTGtgtaaaagaattaaattgtCAGGATCAAATTGGGTAAATTGCGCTAAAGGCCTCACTACGAAGttgctttcaaaaaattcggTTCTGACAATGGACTCACTTCAGCAATCAGTCAGTCTCAAAGACCTTTTCGATTTTCAGGACCAAGTTTAGTAATGAAATTAGGTCAGAAGAGGGGTTATGCTATAGTTTCAGCGGTGCAGAAACGGACTCTAAAAAAATCGGTTCTGCCCATCGAGTGTCTGTCCTTTATAAACCCCACAAATTCCTGAATTTTCCAACAATGTTTTTTGGGGAAAACTAAGGAAAATCTagtaaaattcaagaaaatatcgGAAAATTTTGCCCTAAGTTTTCACAAAAACGGTCCATGCTATCCAGACTTTTAAAGAGTATTCTTGCTTcattacgagttcaacgaggtaTATCTCGTCTCTCTCGAAATTGTCGTTTTCGTGGTGGAGCTGTTTGAAAAATCGGTGGTTCTCAGTTGGAAATTTTTCAGGTAATAAGGGGTCgacttcgttcaaattttagggGATTGTAGTGCTAGACTAGACCCATCACACATGACATCAAATAAGTTGGACCGTTTGCTGTACTAGCTCCAGTGACTATTAAGACAAATGTTTCTCTGTCCAGTGACGGCTGAGCGCATCATCAAACCTGGCCGTTGAGGGTTCCATGGGAAGGCGTAGACTACCTGCTTCACACGTACCCCCACGAAGCAGTGAtaataaattcgatttttgaagaaaaaaaagtataaaaactTGTGCTGGAGGTTCTATTGGCTACAAGAGATAgggcaatttctaaaatgtcaCCTACCGTTTGTCGaccactttcatttttttttatcctaaatttaatttacaaagtTGCTTGTTGATGCCTCAGTTTTCCAATGATAATTTTCCCGACTTTACTTCTTACATAAAATGCGATTTTGGTTTACTTTTATGAATCAGCCGAGTTTGTGGTTGGTTAGATGTGTGTGATAAATCAGCAAAGAAATTAAGTCAGGTGTAGGGGCTTGCCAGACTTTCAgtgcaaaattcatttaataaaaaattcggTTCTACCTTCTGCCCATTGACTTTCATGTCGTCATGTCGCATTTTACCTTTCAGTCCCTTAAGCCAGTTTAGACGGAAAGATCATTCAAACAGCAACTAGCTCaaccaattcatttttattcaaagaaacaTTCGTCTAATTCTAAGTATAAATGCGAAGCTAGATTTTATCACAAAGGCCACACAATTTAAATCATTTCCATCATAGACATGTCACAAGAAGATCCATACTGACCCGTCGGcggtcattttttttcgctctctTTTTCCGTCCTTCAACTTCTCGATTCAGCGCTAAAACTTCGATTTGTTCCGTTTGCGTTTGTCCCCTACAACATTTTGAAGTCGATTAACAAAATCAATTCAcggaatttcatcaaaattactCTGATTGCAATATCGGCCGAACCATCCTTCATTGCAGCGGCACGTATGATTTGCTAGACAGAGTCCGTGTCGACAGGGTTTCTTGCAGGTTGAACGTTGATGTCGACCTATTTCACAGTGATTACCACCCAATCCGAGTGGACAACGGCACGTATTGTTGCCGATACACTTTCCACCATTCATGCAGGGAATGACACATTTAGCTTGAAGAtgaagaagaaacaaaatgATTCGCTCCACTCTCAAtcacaataaaagaaaaaaatcaaattttatttacagaaTTCACATCGCAATCCATAGTATCCCTTCGGGCAGTGGCACTTGTCCTTTTGGATGCACTTCCCgccattcaaacatttttctgcgCAAATACCTGGCAAAGAAACAAATTGACCGTTCAGCATCTACCACTTAACATCAACACTTCTCGACACCAAAAATGcttcgaataaataaaaatttatgccAATTATCAATGCGATGCGCCCATTCCGGTCCACATCCCAACCGGCCATCGAAAAAGGTCGACGAAATAATCCGAGTGGATCATGCGGGTGAATTGGGAGCCGATCGGATATATGCCGGCCAAATGGCCATTTTGGGAAATGGTCCAATGGGACCGACAATCAAACACATGTGGGATCAGGAGCGAGTGCATCGAAtagaattcgaaaaattgattaaCGATTATCGCGTTCGACCAACGGTCATGACACCGTTTTGGAATATAGCTGGTTTTGCGCTGGGCGCCGGAACGGCTTTGCTGGGAGAAAAGGCGGCGATGGCATGTACGGTGGCCGTTGAAACTGTAATCGTTGAACATTACAACGACCAATTGAGACAGT belongs to Bradysia coprophila strain Holo2 chromosome X unlocalized genomic scaffold, BU_Bcop_v1 contig_35, whole genome shotgun sequence and includes:
- the LOC119069514 gene encoding 5-demethoxyubiquinone hydroxylase, mitochondrial; translation: MLRINKNLCQLSMRCAHSGPHPNRPSKKVDEIIRVDHAGELGADRIYAGQMAILGNGPMGPTIKHMWDQERVHRIEFEKLINDYRVRPTVMTPFWNIAGFALGAGTALLGEKAAMACTVAVETVIVEHYNDQLRQLMEDPKTDEKLLAIITKFRDEEQEHHDTGIDCGAEQAPFYKALTEVIKLGCKTAITISKKI